From a single Brassica rapa cultivar Chiifu-401-42 chromosome A01, CAAS_Brap_v3.01, whole genome shotgun sequence genomic region:
- the LOC103863917 gene encoding pathogen-associated molecular patterns-induced protein A70: protein MELTTLASWLTPTTLFLLLNFTIGTIFFTNKLGSGSKKHQPHQDGFGPGHNHGNARLGRPPSFVDRVKSINFSLYNSPSHESEIHFHGSDSNPNPPPSLLQRVRSFNMPSFKFPQHNSAGDYAAYALTTPDTNRVDPVVKSPEDEANVPTQPGPGGPSLLQRVKSIKLPSLYRSEPEQSSVDPKPERTKSESSKPAMKSKKKKAVKKMTRSASEKVGVGREEETVEAVEKRRPETTRVERTTSIDEGEEGVDDKASDFINKFKQQLKLQRLDSFLRYREMLKNN, encoded by the coding sequence atgGAGCTCACAACCTTGGCCAGCTGGTTAACGCCGACgactctcttcctcctcctcaacTTCACCATTGGCACCATTTTCTTCACCAACAAGTTAGGTTCCGGTTCCAAGAAACACCAACCTCATCAAGATGGGTTCGGTCCAGGTCATAACCATGGTAATGCGCGGTTAGGCAGACCTCCCTCGTTCGTAGACAGAGTCAAGTCCATCAACTTCAGTCTCTACAACTCTCCTTCCCATGAATCCGAGATCCACTTCCACGGGTCGGATTCCAACCCGAACCCGCCTCCGTCTCTCCTGCAACGGGTCAGATCCTTCAACATGCCTTCCTTCAAGTTCCCGCAACACAATTCAGCAGGAGACTACGCTGCCTACGCACTCACGACCCCAGACACGAACCGGGTCGACCCGGTTGTCAAGAGCCCGGAAGATGAAGCTAACGTACCGACACAACCTGGACCCGGAGGTCCGTCTCTCTTACAGCGGGTAAAGTCCATCAAGCTCCCTTCATTGTATAGATCAGAGCCAGAACAGAGCTCAGTAGACCCAAAGCCGGAGAGGACGAAGTCGGAGTCGAGTAAGCCGGCAATGaagagtaagaagaagaaggcagTGAAGAAGATGACGAGATCTGCTAGCGAGAAAGTCGGCGTTGGCCGGGAGGAGGAGACTGTTGAGGCAGTGGAGAAGAGACGCCCGGAGACGACGAGGGTCGAGAgaacgacgtcgatcgatgaaggagaagaaggtGTCGACGATAAAGCATCCGATTTCATCAACAAGTTTAAGCAGCAGCTGAAACTACAGAGGCTAGATTCGTTTCTCAGGTACAGAGAGATGCTCAAGAACAACTGA